Below is a genomic region from Hyalangium minutum.
GCTGCTGGCGGCGCTGGGCATCGCGGGCGTCGTCTCCTGGTCGGTGGCACAGCGCACGCGGGAGATTGGCATCCGGGTGGCGCTGGGTGCGCAGCCCCGGGATGTGCTGCGGATGGTGATGGGGCAAGGTCTCGCCGCGGTGCTGGTGGGCGTGGCGCTGGGGCTTGCCGGAGCGCTCGCGCTCACCCGGGTGCTGGAAGGGCTGCTCTTCGAGCTCACCGCGACGGACCCACTCACCTTCGCCAGCGGCGTGGTGGCGCTGACGGGTACCGCGCTGTTGGCCAGCTACCTGCCCACGCGCCGGGCGCTGCGGATCGATCCGGCCGAGGCCCTGCGGCTCGAATAGAGGAGGCGCTGTCCGGCGCCCCCGGGCGGCTCACAGCCGCAGCTTCTTCGCGGTGGTCTGCCCGGCGCGAATCTCCACCTCGATGACGGTGGAGATGTTCTTCTCCTCGTTGACGAGCTTGAGCTGGTATTTCCCGGCAGGCAGCTGCACGTCGATGAGCGGAGTGTCTCCCAGCCGCTGCTTGCGCAGGAAGACGCGGGTCCACGGCGTCGTGTCCAGGGTCAGCTTGCCCATGGCCGCCTTCTTCGCCGGCCGGCTCTGCGAAGCACTGGGGGACGCAGTCTCGGTGGACGTGGGAGGAGGATTCGGCGTGGGGGCGGGCTCCACCGCCAGGGCGAGCAGCACCATGGCTCGCTCGCCAGGGTTGGCCAGCTTCACCTGCCGCTCCGCGGGCAGCCGTCCCTCCAGCGAGGCGGCCACGCTGTGCTCGCCCACGCTGAGCGTGTCGAGTGTCAGCGGTGAGTGCCCCACCTCCTGGCCGTCCACCTTGATCAGCGCGCCGGGAGGATCCGTCTCGATGGTGAGGATCGGCGGCGCGGGAGCCACGGGCGGTGTGGCCACCGGAGGGGGCACCGGCTCTACCGACCCACCGGAGCGCAGGGCGAAGAAAGCGCCCATGCCCCCGAGCAACAACAGCCCGCCCACGGCGGCGGCGGTCATCGATAGCCGGGACCGCTTGCGCAGGGACTGCTCCAGCGTGGTCTCCTCATCCACCTGGGCGCGCCCGGGCATGGAATCGCCCGTGTTGCTGCTCACGGCGCGGCGGATGCCCGTCGAGGAGACCTCACCGTTGCGGGCCGCCTCCAACATCTTCGCCCGCTCCTGGATGCGCGCGCCGAAGCGCTCGTGCATGTAGGCGGCGAGCTCGGCGGCACCGGGCACCTCGGGCTGGCTGCGCAGCCACTCCTCCAGCGCGTACTGGAACTGGCGTCCGGTGGAGTAGCGCTGGTCCGGGTCTCTCGCGAGCGCCCGGGCAATGATGAGGCCCAGGGTGGCGGGAACCTCGGGGTTCCGCTCGTGCGCCAGGGGAATGGGGTCATCGCTGGCCACCACCCGCAGCGCCTCGAGCGGATCGGAGAACTGGAAGAGCCGCGAGCGCGTCACCAGCTCGAACAAGAGGATGCCCAGCGCGAAGATGTCACTGCGCGCGTCGAGGGACTGGCCCTTGGCCTGCTCGGGCGACATGTACGCCGTCTTGCCCTTGACCTGGCCCACCATGGTCTGGCTCTCGCGGGTGGCCGCCTTGGCGATGCCGAAGTCCACCACCTTCACCACGCCGTCGTAGGTGACGAGGATGTTCTGCGGGGACACGTCCCGGTGGACGATGCCGAGCAGCTTCCCGTCCGGGCCCGTCTTGGTGTGGGCGTAGGCCAGGCCCTCGGCGGCGTCGGCGATGACGCGCACCGCCAAGGGGATGGGCAGCGGCTGGCTCTGGCGCGCGCCAGTGCGTGCGATGGCGGCCAGGTTCTCACCCGGCAGGTACTCCATCGCGATGAAGAAGGCCCCCGCCTCCTCGCCCAGGTCGAAGATCTGGACGATGTGGGGGTGGTTGAGCTGCGCGGCGATCCGAGCCTCGTCCAGGAACATGGCGACGAACTCGGGATCGGTGCCCAGCCCATCCAGGATGCGCTTGATGACGACGAACTTCTCGAAGCCCTTGAGCCCCGCCTGGCGGGCCAGCCAGATCTCCGCCATGCCCCCCACGGCGATCCGCGCCAGCAGGTGATAGCGGCCCACCGTCAGCCCCTGATGCCAGACGGCAGGGACGGCCTCGAAGGGGGCCTCGGTGTGGGGGGTGTTGCTCACGTGGGAACTTTCTTCATCCTTGAAGGGGACTGTCAATTCGACGCTCCGCCAGAGCAGCGACTAACATGGATCCTCCGTGTCTCGCCTCCCCCCACTCCTCGTCTTCACCCTCGCCCTGCTCCTGGCCCCGGTGGCGTGGGGACAAACGCCCAATCCGGATCTATCCCGGGCCCGCGAGTCTCTGGAAGCACTGCGCTATAGCGAGGCCACCAAAGCCCTGGAGGCGGCCCGCGCCCGCCCTGGCAATGACCGGGAGACGCTCCTGCAAATTCTGGAGCTTCAGGGCGTGGTGGCCGCCATGCTCAACCAGTCCGCCAAGGCGCGCACGGCCTTCCAGACGCTGGCGGTCCTGGCCCCGGAGCACCAGCTCACGGGGGACTACGCCCCCCGGGTGGTGACGCCCTTCTTCGAGGCCAAGGGCTGGGTGGCTGATCAGAATGCCGAGCTGCGCTTCGAGACGGCCCCCGCGGAGAAGACCGGGCACAACATCGAGAGTCTGGCCGTGCAGGCGACCTCGGACGTCCTGAAGCTGGGACGCTCCGTGCGCTTTCACTTACACCCTGAGGGAAACACCTGGACGGAGCAGGAGAGCCCGCTGGTGGGCGGCCAGGCGTCGGTGGAGGTGAAGGGTGAACGGATCCGATGGTGGGCAGAGCTGCTCGACGAGCAGCAGGCTGTGCTCGCCCAGGTGGGCAGCGCCGAGGCCCCCCTGACGGAGCTCTCGCCCCGGCTGGAAGCGCTTGCACGCGCCCTGACCGAGCCGGTGAACCCCGAGGACTCCGGGAGTCACTCCTCCTTGCGCACCGCGTCGTATGCCCTCCTGGGGGCGGCGGTGGGAACGGGTGCGGCGGGCGGGTACTTCGGGTGGCGCTCGCGCAGCGCCCGGAAGGAGCTCGAGGACGCGCCAGTGAATGAGCAGGGTGTCACCGTAGGCATCACCCAGCGCGAGGCGGTAGCGCTTGATGAGCGGGCCCGCTCCAGCGCCAAGGTGGCCAACATCCTCTTCGGGGTGGCGGGTGCCACGGCCATCGTGGGAGGAACGCTCTGGGTGCTCGGCGCGCCTGTGACGGTCTCTGCGGCCCCCACGGGGGTTACGGTCGGAGGTGAGTTCCCATGAGGGCCTCGCGGTCTCGCGTCCTCGGGTGGTTCTTCGCGCTGGGAATGGCGTTGCTGGCCTCGGTGCAGGGCTGTGACTGTGGCTCCACGGGGCTCGACACGCGCCGCTTCGCCTGCACCCAGGACGACGAGTGCGCCTCGGGTTTCGTCTGCCGCGAGGGCGAGTGCCAGCCCGAAGGCTCCACGGTGGAGGATGGGGGCGTGGACGGGGGAACCCCGGATGGAGGCGGCGACGGAGGCCCCACGGACGGGACGGATGGAGGCACGCTGCCGGATGGCGGCACGCCGGCTCGGCCCACTCAGATCACCTTCGTCACCCCCGTGCAGACGATGGTTCCGGCGGGCGCGTGCTCGACCGCGACCATCGAAGCCCGGGACGCGAATGGAAGCGCCGCTCCGGTGGCCGCCAACACGGTCCTGAGCCTCGTCTCGCAGCCGGGCGCGGGCGCGGGCTTCAGATTCTACAGCGATTCCGGCTGCACCACCTCCACGAGCACAATGACGATGGCCGCGGGCACCAGCCGCGCCACCTTCTACTTCCGAGGCACCTTGGCGCGCTCCTACCGGCTCACCGTGTCGGCCACAGGGCTGGGGTCCGTGCAGCAGACGGAGTCCATCGTGGCTGGCGCACCGGCGAGCCTGGTCTTCATCAGCGATCCTCAGACTGTCCAGGCCGGAGTCTGCTCCTCCCGGGTAGACCTGGAGCTCCGCGACGCCTACGGCAACGCCACCCCGATGCCCACGCAGACCTCCGCCACACTGCTGGCGCAGGAGGGCTCGGGCATCGTGTTCTTCTTCGACTCGGACTGCGACACCGCCACCTCGGAGGCGGTGTTCCCGGCGGGCAGTGCGCGGACCAGCTTCTACTTCGGGAGCAAGACGGGCGGCACGTTCAACGTGTCCACCACCACGGGGCTGCTCACGGCGACGCAGCGCGAGACGATCCTGCCCGTGGTGCGCACGGGCAGCTGCCCTCTGGAAGAGGGCGAGGGATGGGTGACGTGCTCCATCTCTCCGCCTCAGGTGGACATGTCGAAGACGCTGCTGATGTTCCAGGCCAGTTCTGACGACGACAGCCCCGACAGCGCGAGCCTGAACTGCTCGCTCACGTCCGAGAGCACCATCACCTGCAGCCGGAACGACTTCGACGACGGAGATGAGCCCGAGATCCTCATCCGCTGGCAGACGGCGGAGCTGGCCACGGGATTGAATGTCCAGCACCTGCAGGCCGAGTGCAGCGGGGAGCCGGAGACCGAGCTGCCCATCGAGCCCGTCTCCAGCCTGCTGAACACCTTTTTGCTGGTGAGCTCCGAGCAGAACGGCTCCACCCAGGGAGACGATGACTACTACACCGCGTCCATGTCCGCGGTGGACCATGTGGACCTGAACTTCTCCTCGGACTGCCAGTTGAGCTGGACGGCCTCGGTTCAGGTCGTGGAGTACCAGGGCACCGACGTCACCCGGGGGCTGACGGGGAGCATGAACGGCACCTCGCTCGTCGTCTCCAACCTGCCGCCCGTGGACCTGGGCTCCACGGCGCTGCTCTTCACCTACCGGACGACAGGCGCCGACAACACGTCGGTCATGTGTGACCGCATCCTTCGCGGAGAGCTCACCTCGCCCACCTCCATCACCTTCACGCGCGGAAGTGGGGCCACGGGGTGCGCGGCCGCAACCATCAACTCCATCTCCTGGGAGCGCATCCAGTTCAACGAGCGGGCCCGGGCGCAGCACTTCAATGTGACCATGGGCTCGTCCACCACGACGGTCAACGTGCCGGTGACGTCCGTGGACACGACGCGCACGCTGGTCTTCGCCAGCGGCCAGATCCAGTCCGGCCAGGGGAGCGGGGAGACGTCCTACTCCGGGGACGACATCATCGGTGCGGCCCTGGGCTGGCACACGCTCACCTCGCCCACGAACCTGCGGGTGACTCGCGGCGCCGCGCTGGGCACCGCGAGGTTCTACTCCACCGCCCTGCAGCTCGAGCCCTGAGCTGCCGCTGGGCGAAGGGGCTCACGGGTGGAGTGCACCTCCACCCGGAGCCGGTACGGCTTAGAAGCGGCGGCGGTCCTCGCGGCGATCCTCCCGCTTCTCGCGCTGGTCCTCCCGCAACTCCTGGTGGTTCTGGTTCAGCTCCTGCTGGCCGAGGTTGATGAGCTGGACGATCAGCGAGCGCGTCCGCTGCAGGTCATACATGTGGCGGCTACCCATCAGAGGGTACAGCTCGCGGGCAATCGCCATCCGCGTCCTCAGCGATTGAGCCTCCGCACGCGCGTCCTGCACGTCATCGCGCCGGTCGCGGCGGTCATCCTTGAAGGCCGCGGGCCTGCCCCACAGGTCGCCGCGGCGGTCACCGCGCACCTCGCGGTTGTCACGGCGAATCTCCTTCTTGTCACGCTGCAGCTCGGCTTGGCTCTCGGCCAGTTCCTCGTGGAGCAGCTCGCGCAGCCGGGTCTCCACCGAGGCCATCTCTCGCTCATTCCGATTGGCCCACGCCGCGTCGAAGCGCGTCAGCACGGTCTGCAGCTCGGCCAGATCGCGCCGGTCGTCGCGAATCTCGCGCTTGTCCTGGCGGATTTCCTGGCGGTCCTGCCGGCGCTCCTGGCGGTTGCGCCAGTCCTGGGCGTGCGCCGCGCCAGCGAGGAAGAGGGAGCCAATCAGGAGGGCAGAAGAGAATCGGTTCATGATGGGAGTGTCCGAAAAGGTGGGTTGCTGCGCGCCAGCGGCGCTTCTGTGTACGCCATTCTAGACGCGCCTCGCCGCCGCTTATTCGAGCCCCCACCGTCTTCGCTGGCGGACCGTCGCGCTTGACAGGGTGGGAGCCCGGCTGCTCTCACCTCGTCCATGCTCTCGCTCCTCCTGGCCGCCACGCTCGCGGCGGCTCCCGCGCCTCGCGCCCTCGACTCGGCGAACACCGTCGTCCACATCCCCCAGCCGGCCAAGCTCTCCGGCCTCTATGCCTTCATGTCTCGCGCCGGGGTGCACGCCGCGCTCGCGCGCCCCGCCACCTGGAGCGCCGAGTTCCACCCGTTCCTCGCGCTGGACCCCATGCGCCCGGAGACGCTCACCGCCGCGGGCATCGATCCGGCCAGCCCTGCCACGATCTCCTTTATAGAGCGGGGCGAGGTCTCCTGCTCCCGGCTCTCGGACCCGCAGGCCTTCCAGACCCAGGCCCTCGAGGCGCTCTCCTCCACCACCTCGGTGAAGCCCACCACCGCCAAAGGCATCACCACCGCCAGCGCCCCCCGAGGCACCGGCCGCGCCGGCTATGTCCTCAAGGGCCAGGAGGCGTGCTCCTTTGCCACCCTCTATGACGATGACGATCTGCTCAAGGCCACCCTCAAGCTGATGGGCAAGACGCCCGCTCCGGATGCGCGCCTCACCAAGCTCCCCGGCGCCGTCTACGTCATCCAGGGCGCCACCGTGGTGGGCCTCGACGGCACCGCGGACACCCTCCAGGCCGAGGGCACCTCCACCCGCCTCCCCCTGCCCCCCTTCCAAGCCTCGCCCACCAGCCCCTACGGCGCCCTGAAGCTGGACGGCCTCCTCATCAGCCGCGCGCAGGTGGCCCCCGCGGGGCTCTCGCAGGCCGTGGGCGCCGTGCGCTACAGCGTCCAGCAGGTGTGCCCCACCTGCCCGCCCGACCAGGTCCAGGCCGTGGCCGAGGCCATCACCCAGCAGCTCACAGGACACCTCCTCGTGCTCGTCGACAGCGTGCAGGTGAAGGCCTCACTGCGCACCCCCGAGGGCCGCTTCTTCGCCCCCCGCCAGGCCGTCGCCGCTCAGGTGAAGGACGCCGCGAAGCTCAAGGAGGCGCTCGCACCCCTCGCGAACTTCCCCGGCGCCCAGGCCCTCGCGGATGGGTACACGCTGGCCCTCAAAGGAGGCACCGTCTCCGTGCGCCAGAAGGGCTCGCACCTCGTGCTCGGCAATGACGAGGCCGTGGTGAACACCCTGCTCGGCGCCCTCTCGGACAAGGCCGCCGCGAAGCTCCCTCACGCCGTGGACTTCACCGCCGACCCCAAGAAGGTGGCGCGCGGCCTCTCCCAGGTGTCGCTGCTCGACATCATGGCCAACCAGCAGCTCGCGGGCCTCTTCGCCGCGAGCGCCGAGATGGGCCCTCTGCTCGCCAACAGTGAGCGCATCTCCGGGTGGCTCGACAGCGCGCCCGGAGGGGGGCACCGCTTCTCCACCACGTGGACCCTGGCCGCCTCCGCCGGCAAGCCCTGATCCGCCGCGCGCGCGTCTCCCGCCTCCTCAAGAAATAAAAAGAAATGGGCCCCCCTGCTGATCCGCCCGCGAGGGGGTGCTACCATCCCGGAAATCTTTCCGCTTCACTGGAAAACCCCCCGGAGGTGGCTCTCCAAGTGCCTGAAAAATGGTGGGAAACGCAGCTACCTGCACCTACCTCCACCTATTTCAGCGCACGAAGCAACACCTTTGACTCCAGAATCGATAATCCTTTTGTCCCTCACTTCTTCTCCCCCAACTTCGAGAGGTCTCCCGTGACGATCCGCCGCCTTGATGGTCAGCCCCCCGTTGTCCCCACCACCCGCCCCACCGAGTCTCAGCCTGCCAACACCGTGAAGGCGACGCCGACCGCGGCCCCGAAGGCCACGGTGGATCAGTCCGGCTTCACCCAAGCCAAGCGCGGCCCCACGGATCTGACGGGCGCCTCGGCCCGCATCGCGGCGCTGCCCGGCCCGCTGTCTCCCTCGAGCCCCGAGGGCCAGGCCGCGGTGAAGGCCACCGTGGACTTCCTCAACCAGCAGGGCGGAGCGCAGGCCCTGTCGCGCGGTGGCAGCGGCGCCGCGACGGACGCCTCCAAGGCCTTCACCCCGCGCACCATCGAGCGTGACGAGCTGGGCATGACGCACGTGCGCATGGACCGCACGCACGAGGGCGTGAAGGTGTTCGGCGAGCAGGTCATCGGCCACCTGGACGCGCAGGGCAAGATGGACAGCGTCACCGGCCAGACGTCGCAGATCCCCGCGGGCCTGGGCACCAAGGAGCCCAAGCTGTCCTCCCAGGACGCGCTGGCGGTTGCCCAGAAGGACTTCGCGGGCCAGACGGACCGCAAGCCCTCCGTGGAGAAGGTCGTCTTCCAGGGCGCCGACGGCCAGTACCACACCGGCTACCACGTGGAGCTCACCAACACCACGAGCCAGGACGCGCGTCCCCGCCGCGAGAACTACCTGATCGACGGTGAGACCGGGAAGGTCGCCGAGAAGTGGAACCAGATGGGCGGCATCGAGCTCCCCTCGAAGGCCGCGAAGGCCGCGGCTCCCATCACCGGCTCGGCCACCCCCAACGCCGAGATCAAGGACCTGAGCACCACCAGCTCGGAGATCACCCTGGGCCAGGACGCCACCATCGACCAGCTCAAGGTGGACCTGGACCTGGCGCACACCTACCGCGGTGACCTGAAGGTGACGCTGACGAGCCCCTCGGGCAAGACGGCGGTGCTCAGCGACCGCGCGGGCGGCGGCGCGGATGACATCAAGGGCCAGTTCGATCTGTCCAAGGAGTTCGCTGGCGAGAAGGCGGCGGGCAAGTGGACGCTCACCGTGGAGGACAAGGCCAAGCGCGACACGGGCACGCTGAAGAGCTGGAGCCTGACGGCCACCCCGAAGGAGGACCAGCAGCCTCCCACTCCCCCGGCGGGCAAGGGCGACGACACCTCGCTCTACAGCGGCAAGGTGGACCTGAGCACCAAGCAGAACGCGGACGGCTCCTACAGCCTGGACGACTCCACGCGCGGCAGCGGCGTGGTGACGGTGGACGCCCAGAACAAGTCCACGGCCAGCAACCCGGTGGCCTTCAAGGACGCCAACAACACCTGGGGCGAGGCCGGTGACGACTCGCGCACCAAGGCCGCGGTGGACGCGCACTACGGCGCGCAGATGACGTACGACTTCTACAAGAACGTGCTCGGCCGCGACTCGCTGGACGGCAAGGGCGAGAAGCTCCAGTCCAACGTCCACATCAAGAACAACTACGTGAACGCGTACTGGGACGGCAAGCAGATGAACTACGGCGACGGCGACGGCAAGACGGCCGGCCCGCTCACCACGCTGGACATCGCCGGCCACGAAATCACCCACGGCCTCACCGAGCGCACCGCGGGCCTCGTCTACAGCGGCGAGTCCGGCGGCCTGAACGAGGCGTTCAGCGACATCATGGGCACCGGCGTGGAGTGGTACGCCAGCCAGCAGAACGAGGCGGTGAAGTTCGACTGGGCGGTGGGCGAGGACGCGTGGACGCCGACCAACGGCAACCCGAACGACGCCCTGCGCTACATGAACGACCCGACGAGCGACGGCTACTCGGTGGACCACTACAGCAACTACCCGAAGCAGACCGAGGTCCACGGCTCCAGCGGCATCGCCAACAACGCGTTCTACCTGCTGAGCCAGGGCGGCACGAACAAGACCTCCAAGCAGACGGTGGCGGACGGCATCGGCATCGAGAAGGGCCTGAAGATCTACGGCCGCGCGCTGACCAACTACATGACGCCGCGCACCACGTTCGCCGAGGCGCGTGACGCCACCATCAAGGCGGCCACGGACCTGTACGGGGCCAACTCGGCGGAGGTGCAGAAGGTGAAGGAGAGCTGGAGCGCGGTGGGCGTGGAGTCCAAGAAGTAGTCACCCGCGAAGCAGTCTCCGCTGGCGTCAGGCCGGACGTTCCTGGCGCCAGCGCGGCCACCCACCGGGCCGGCCCTCCTCGGAGGCCTGGTGGAGCGCCAGGGCCGCGTTGATGTCGTTTCCATCCACCGTCCCGACCAGCCGCCCCCGCTCCAGCACCAGGAGCAGGGGCGGTTGTGCTTCCACCATCCGGCGAGCGGCGGACCAGACATCGTCCTCGGGCGACACCACCACGGCCTTGCGGCAGAGCTCGCGGACGGTGCGGTGGGCGCGCTCGGGCTCGGGCACCCGGAGCAGCTCCGCGACCTCCACCCAGCCCACAGGCTGATCCTGCTCGGTGGCGGGGAGCGCAGGCCGCCGGGCGCGGTGCAAGTCTGCCAGGGCCTCCGCGACGGAGGTGTCGAGCTCCACGCCGTGGAAACGGGGCGTCATCACCTGCTCCACGCGGAGCTTCTCGAGCACGGCGCGGGCGCGCACCTGCTGGGCCTCGGCGTGGGCGCCGGTGAGCACGACGAAGGCGATGACGAAGAGGAAGGGGTTGAGCGTGAGCAGCCCCACCAGGAAGAAGAGCCCCGCGAAGCCCTTGCCCACCCCCGAGGCCACGCGTGTGGCACGCACCAGGCCCATGCGCCCCGCGAGCAGCCCGCGGAGAATCCGGCCGCCGTCCATGGGGAAGGCGGGCAGGAGGTTGAACAGGCCGAGGAAGATGTTGAGCCCGCTCAGGTACGAGAGGGCGAAGCGCGGGGTGAAGATGCGCGACTCGGGCAGCACCGCCAGGAGTCCGATGAGCAGCACGCCCAGGACCACGCTCGTCAGCGGACCCACGAGCGCCATGAGGACCTCGTCCCGGTGGCGCCGGGGCAGCTCGGTCACTTCGGACACACCTCCGACGATCATCAGGGTGATGGAGCGCACCCGGCCTCCGGTGCGCAGCGCATAGAAGACGTGGGCCATCTCATGGAGGAGCACGGAGGCGAAGAGCCCCACGGCGACCACGAGCCCCCAGAGGAAGGGCACCACTCCAGGCAGCTCCACCGGAACGGAGGCCGTCCGAGCAGCCTGGCGGACCACGCTGCCGAACACCAGGGTGAGCAGCGGCAGCGCCAAGAGGAGGGAATAGTGGAGGCGAATGGGGATGCCTCGGAATGAGGCCACCTTGAACGCTCCTCGCGTGCTGCGCATCACCACCTCCTCGGAGACTCCGCTCCTGCGGAGAAGCTCCATCCTGCTGGGGTGGGAAGCACGTTGCGGGAGAGGGCCTCCCTGCCCGCCCGGACTTCACTCAGGGCAGCGCGCGGAGCAGCTCCGCCAGCTTGGGCGGGAGCGCGGCCCCGTGCTCGCGGACCTCGTGGAGCTCGCGCGCCTTGAACTTCGCCGAGCGCTCGCGGGCTCCGAAGAGGCCGCGCCCCTGGGGGACGATGAGCTCATAGTCCACCGCGCCGAACCCGTGCTCGCCGGTGCTGCACTTCTCATGGTGGCGGAACGGCTGCGCCAGGAGGAACGGCCGCTGCTGGTCGCGGTACTCCTGGGCCAGCCGGTCGCGGATAGCGTAGCGGTCGCCCCCCTTCTGCTCCTCTTCGCGCCGGGCCTCCTCGAGCAGGTCAGGCACGCGGTCGAGCTTCTCGAGCAACCTCGCGGTCTCCGCATCGGCAGGGCTCATGGCCGCAGCCTAGTGCGAAGCGCTCGTCTGTCATCTCTCCCGCACCGGGAGCATCCGAGCCCGAGCCGATTTCCAACCCCCGCCCTACCTTGCTCGTCGGGGGGTAGGAGGCAGGGTCATGTGGTACCCATGGCGGATGGTGAAAGCGGCATATCAAGTGGCGCGCACCATCCGAGAACCGGAGCGGCTGGAGGACATCATCGAGTTGGCGGGAGTGCTCGTCCCTCCGCAGAAGCTGCGGCGGCTCACGGACAGCCTCTGGGACATCCCCTCTGTGGCCAGAGCCCTGCGCGAGCGTCCGCGCATGGGAGCGGTGGATGTGGCGGCGCTGCGCACCCTTCCTGCCGGGACACTCGGCCGGGCCTTCGCGGACCATCTGCTGGAGAACGGCCTGAGCGTCCTGCCCCGTCTGCCGGCCCGGACGGATGCGGAGTACGTCCGCGCCCATTTGCTGGAAGTGCATGACGTCTGGCATGTGCTCACCGGTTTCGGCACCCAGGTGGCCGGAGAGCTGGGGCTCCAGGCCTTCAGCCTGGCGCAGCTGGGCAGCCCATTCGCCGCAGGCATCCTCACCGGTGGCCTGGCCAACACCCTCCTGTTTGCCTTCTCCGAGCGGGACGTGCGCATGCGCGCCATTGTCCGCGGGTGGCTGCTTGGGAAACGGGCCCGGCCCCTGTTTGGGGGGGCCTGGGCGCGCATGTGGGAGAGCCCATTAGACGAGGTCCGAGCCCTGTTCGGACTGGAGGTGACGGCCGTCGAGGCGTTGCTGCCCCCCGTTACCCAATCGTGCTAGAGGGCGCCCCATGCCCATGGACGGAACTGAGAAGGACCCTCTTCGCGCACGGCTCGAGCAGATGGAGAAGCAGGCCGAGCTGGGCGGCGGCGCGGATCGCATCGCCAAGCAGCACGAGGCCGGCAAGCTCACGGCGCGCGAGCGCATTGATTTGCTGCTGGACCCGGGCTCGTTCATCGAGCTGGACAAGTTCGTTACCCACCGCTCGAGCGACTTCGGCATGGGGGACAAGAAGATTCTGGGCGACGGCGTCGTCACCGGCTACGGCACGGTGGAGGGGCGCCAGGTGTTCGTCTTCGCCCAGGACTTCACGGTGTTCGGCGGCTCGCTGTCGGGCGCGTACGCACAGAAGATCTGCAAGATCATGGACATGGCCACGCGGGTGGGCGCGCCCGTCATTGGCCTGAATGACTCGGGCGGCGCGCGCATCCAGGAGGGCGTGGAGAGCCTGGCCGGGTACGCGGACATCTTCCTGCGCAACACGCTGGCCTCTGGAGTGGTGCCGCAGCTCTCCCTCATCCTGGGCCCGTGCGCGGGCGGCGCGGTGTACTCGCCGGCCATTACGGACTTCATCCTCATGGTGAAGGACACCTCCTACATGTTCATCACCGGTCCGGACGTCATCAAGACGGTGACGCACGAGGAGGTGACGAAGGAGGCGCTGGGCGGCGCGCTGACGCACAACCAGAAGTCCGGCGTGGCGCACTTCGCGGCGGAGAACGAGCAGTCCGTCATCCAGATGACGCGCGAGCTGCTGTCGTTCCTGCCCTCGAACAACCAGGAGGATCCGCCGGTCCAGCCGAGCGACGACGATCCGTTCCGGGCCGA
It encodes:
- a CDS encoding M4 family metallopeptidase gives rise to the protein MTIRRLDGQPPVVPTTRPTESQPANTVKATPTAAPKATVDQSGFTQAKRGPTDLTGASARIAALPGPLSPSSPEGQAAVKATVDFLNQQGGAQALSRGGSGAATDASKAFTPRTIERDELGMTHVRMDRTHEGVKVFGEQVIGHLDAQGKMDSVTGQTSQIPAGLGTKEPKLSSQDALAVAQKDFAGQTDRKPSVEKVVFQGADGQYHTGYHVELTNTTSQDARPRRENYLIDGETGKVAEKWNQMGGIELPSKAAKAAAPITGSATPNAEIKDLSTTSSEITLGQDATIDQLKVDLDLAHTYRGDLKVTLTSPSGKTAVLSDRAGGGADDIKGQFDLSKEFAGEKAAGKWTLTVEDKAKRDTGTLKSWSLTATPKEDQQPPTPPAGKGDDTSLYSGKVDLSTKQNADGSYSLDDSTRGSGVVTVDAQNKSTASNPVAFKDANNTWGEAGDDSRTKAAVDAHYGAQMTYDFYKNVLGRDSLDGKGEKLQSNVHIKNNYVNAYWDGKQMNYGDGDGKTAGPLTTLDIAGHEITHGLTERTAGLVYSGESGGLNEAFSDIMGTGVEWYASQQNEAVKFDWAVGEDAWTPTNGNPNDALRYMNDPTSDGYSVDHYSNYPKQTEVHGSSGIANNAFYLLSQGGTNKTSKQTVADGIGIEKGLKIYGRALTNYMTPRTTFAEARDATIKAATDLYGANSAEVQKVKESWSAVGVESKK
- a CDS encoding Coq4 family protein; its protein translation is MWYPWRMVKAAYQVARTIREPERLEDIIELAGVLVPPQKLRRLTDSLWDIPSVARALRERPRMGAVDVAALRTLPAGTLGRAFADHLLENGLSVLPRLPARTDAEYVRAHLLEVHDVWHVLTGFGTQVAGELGLQAFSLAQLGSPFAAGILTGGLANTLLFAFSERDVRMRAIVRGWLLGKRARPLFGGAWARMWESPLDEVRALFGLEVTAVEALLPPVTQSC
- a CDS encoding acyl-CoA carboxylase subunit beta; protein product: MDGTEKDPLRARLEQMEKQAELGGGADRIAKQHEAGKLTARERIDLLLDPGSFIELDKFVTHRSSDFGMGDKKILGDGVVTGYGTVEGRQVFVFAQDFTVFGGSLSGAYAQKICKIMDMATRVGAPVIGLNDSGGARIQEGVESLAGYADIFLRNTLASGVVPQLSLILGPCAGGAVYSPAITDFILMVKDTSYMFITGPDVIKTVTHEEVTKEALGGALTHNQKSGVAHFAAENEQSVIQMTRELLSFLPSNNQEDPPVQPSDDDPFRAEESLKDIVPSNPNKPYDIKDIIRAVVDNKHFFEVQEHFAKNIVVGFARMNGRSVGIVANNPAVLAGCLDIDASVKAARFVRFCDCFNIPLVTFVDVPGFLPGTDQEWGGIITHGAKLLYAFAEATVPKVTVITRKAYGGAYDVMASKHIRADINYAYPTAEIAVMGPEGAVNIIFRNELGKASDANAERSRLVNEYREKFANPFKAAELGYIDEVIRPEQTRARVIQALEMLKDKRQENLPRKHGNIPL
- a CDS encoding serine/threonine-protein kinase, which codes for MSNTPHTEAPFEAVPAVWHQGLTVGRYHLLARIAVGGMAEIWLARQAGLKGFEKFVVIKRILDGLGTDPEFVAMFLDEARIAAQLNHPHIVQIFDLGEEAGAFFIAMEYLPGENLAAIARTGARQSQPLPIPLAVRVIADAAEGLAYAHTKTGPDGKLLGIVHRDVSPQNILVTYDGVVKVVDFGIAKAATRESQTMVGQVKGKTAYMSPEQAKGQSLDARSDIFALGILLFELVTRSRLFQFSDPLEALRVVASDDPIPLAHERNPEVPATLGLIIARALARDPDQRYSTGRQFQYALEEWLRSQPEVPGAAELAAYMHERFGARIQERAKMLEAARNGEVSSTGIRRAVSSNTGDSMPGRAQVDEETTLEQSLRKRSRLSMTAAAVGGLLLLGGMGAFFALRSGGSVEPVPPPVATPPVAPAPPILTIETDPPGALIKVDGQEVGHSPLTLDTLSVGEHSVAASLEGRLPAERQVKLANPGERAMVLLALAVEPAPTPNPPPTSTETASPSASQSRPAKKAAMGKLTLDTTPWTRVFLRKQRLGDTPLIDVQLPAGKYQLKLVNEEKNISTVIEVEIRAGQTTAKKLRL
- a CDS encoding site-2 protease family protein; protein product: MRSTRGAFKVASFRGIPIRLHYSLLLALPLLTLVFGSVVRQAARTASVPVELPGVVPFLWGLVVAVGLFASVLLHEMAHVFYALRTGGRVRSITLMIVGGVSEVTELPRRHRDEVLMALVGPLTSVVLGVLLIGLLAVLPESRIFTPRFALSYLSGLNIFLGLFNLLPAFPMDGGRILRGLLAGRMGLVRATRVASGVGKGFAGLFFLVGLLTLNPFLFVIAFVVLTGAHAEAQQVRARAVLEKLRVEQVMTPRFHGVELDTSVAEALADLHRARRPALPATEQDQPVGWVEVAELLRVPEPERAHRTVRELCRKAVVVSPEDDVWSAARRMVEAQPPLLLVLERGRLVGTVDGNDINAALALHQASEEGRPGGWPRWRQERPA